One genomic region from Aerosakkonema funiforme FACHB-1375 encodes:
- a CDS encoding DUF1565 domain-containing protein has product MNTQSSSDLDRVHKAKRIPSALTLGLAALLLSAYDSPISQSAWASIKPAPVQIAQTPITGNIIYVNPKMGNDSTGAGNTEVTAYKTITFALKQAQPGTTIQLAPGSYTADSGEVFPLTIKRGVILRGDESNKGQGIVIIGGGQYISPTFSRQDVTIIAEPDSQIRGLTITNPNKRGTGVWVESTNPTIGNNTFSDSKREGVFVTGNGTPKIENNLFTRNDGNGISVAKSAAGEIRGNLFVSTGFGIAIGGTASPLVTENRILQNTDGIYINDSARPVLRNNLIQSNTRDGVVVTINAQPDLGTASNPGNNIIRNNGKLDLHNATASNTIVAVGNNINRSRISGRVDFVAAEVKPPAGGGSSTFADIEGHWAKPYIEALAAKGIIAGFADGTFRPREAVNRAQFAVIVNKAFSPAPTRPSMNFTDVARNFWGFEAIQAAYRGGFLSGYEGRVFRPQQEITRVQALVSLASGLKLPPGDTNLLSLFKDAAQIPNYAGPAVAAATQQKLVVNYPQQNLLNPNQVATRADVAAFVYQALVNSGRAEAIPSPYIIGGTPEANRLP; this is encoded by the coding sequence ATGAATACACAATCATCTTCCGATCTCGATCGAGTCCATAAAGCCAAACGCATCCCATCTGCTCTAACCCTTGGACTAGCAGCTTTGCTACTTTCTGCTTATGATAGCCCAATATCTCAATCGGCTTGGGCTAGTATAAAACCAGCACCTGTACAAATAGCTCAAACACCAATTACTGGTAATATTATTTACGTCAACCCAAAAATGGGTAATGACAGCACTGGCGCTGGAAACACCGAAGTAACCGCTTATAAAACGATTACTTTCGCTCTCAAACAAGCGCAACCAGGCACTACTATTCAGCTAGCACCTGGTTCCTACACAGCTGACAGCGGCGAAGTTTTTCCACTGACTATCAAACGTGGCGTTATTCTACGCGGTGACGAATCCAACAAAGGTCAGGGCATAGTTATTATCGGTGGTGGTCAGTACATCAGCCCGACATTTTCGCGTCAAGACGTTACCATAATTGCCGAACCAGATAGTCAAATTAGAGGTTTGACGATTACCAATCCCAATAAACGCGGTACAGGAGTATGGGTAGAATCGACCAATCCCACGATCGGCAACAATACCTTCAGCGATAGTAAAAGAGAAGGCGTTTTTGTCACCGGTAACGGTACACCCAAGATTGAAAATAATTTGTTTACTCGCAACGACGGTAACGGTATCTCTGTCGCTAAGTCCGCCGCAGGTGAAATTCGCGGTAATCTATTTGTAAGTACCGGCTTTGGGATTGCGATCGGCGGTACAGCATCGCCTTTAGTTACAGAAAATCGCATTCTCCAAAATACCGACGGAATTTATATCAACGATTCAGCCCGCCCGGTGCTGCGTAACAATCTGATTCAGAGCAATACACGAGATGGTGTAGTTGTCACCATCAACGCTCAACCGGATTTGGGAACTGCAAGTAACCCCGGCAATAATATTATCCGCAACAACGGTAAACTCGACCTCCACAACGCCACCGCCAGCAACACTATAGTTGCTGTCGGTAACAATATTAATCGCAGCCGCATTTCCGGTCGCGTCGATTTTGTTGCCGCTGAAGTAAAGCCACCAGCAGGGGGCGGTTCTTCTACTTTTGCAGATATCGAAGGTCACTGGGCTAAACCTTATATTGAAGCCCTTGCTGCCAAAGGTATCATTGCTGGATTTGCCGATGGTACTTTTCGCCCCCGCGAAGCAGTTAACCGTGCCCAGTTTGCCGTCATTGTCAACAAAGCCTTTTCCCCTGCACCTACTCGCCCCAGTATGAACTTTACTGATGTGGCCAGAAATTTTTGGGGCTTTGAAGCTATTCAAGCTGCTTACCGGGGTGGTTTTCTGTCTGGATATGAAGGTCGCGTCTTTAGACCTCAACAAGAAATTACCAGAGTTCAAGCGCTCGTTTCTCTTGCCAGCGGTCTAAAACTGCCTCCAGGAGATACAAACTTGCTTTCTCTGTTCAAAGATGCTGCCCAAATTCCTAATTACGCCGGCCCAGCAGTCGCAGCAGCAACCCAACAGAAGCTAGTTGTCAACTATCCTCAACAGAATTTATTAAATCCCAATCAAGTTGCAACTCGTGCAGATGTTGCAGCTTTTGTTTACCAAGCTCTCGTCAATTCCGGACGGGCGGAAGCGATTCCTTCCCCTTACATCATTGGAGGTACGCCAGAGGCGAATCGGTTACCGTAA
- a CDS encoding CNNM domain-containing protein: MISLPVQTYILATSATGPLLGNIWLDIAVLALMLLLSAFFSGSETAITGLDNFKLRALIKEHGDPKRIFTLVLEKRARFITTLLVGNNLVNNFSAILTSNLFVLWLGNAGLGVATAVVTFLVLIFGEVTPKSLAITHVMPFFRLAVRPVYWLSIGLSPIIYVFENIAQSVIRLFEGPTVQQGESLRDLQLMIEVLGGKGHLDLDKRQLLNKALMLDSLSARHLVKPRIEMRTISHVATLEDLVNLCLETGYSRIPVQEESKDEIVGIIHLKRALQHLNLSQKEGRSLSPVTAAMDSPLYVPETKRVPNLLKEMLQMRLHMAIVVDEYGGTVGLITLEDILEELVGEIYDESDFPARSNSVKNSPVQRDRARAGGG, from the coding sequence GTGATTTCTTTACCCGTTCAAACTTACATTCTGGCTACCTCTGCAACTGGCCCTCTGTTGGGAAATATTTGGCTCGACATTGCAGTATTGGCATTAATGCTTTTGCTTTCGGCATTCTTCTCAGGTTCCGAAACGGCGATTACAGGACTCGATAACTTTAAACTCAGGGCTCTAATTAAAGAACACGGCGATCCGAAGCGGATTTTTACCCTGGTATTGGAGAAACGCGCCCGGTTTATTACGACCCTTTTGGTGGGTAACAACCTGGTGAATAACTTTTCTGCCATACTCACCAGTAACCTATTTGTCTTGTGGTTGGGCAATGCGGGATTGGGTGTTGCTACTGCCGTTGTCACATTTCTGGTGCTGATTTTTGGTGAAGTTACGCCTAAATCTTTGGCCATTACCCATGTCATGCCTTTTTTCAGGCTAGCAGTTCGCCCGGTTTACTGGCTGTCGATCGGTCTATCACCGATAATTTATGTCTTTGAAAACATTGCTCAGAGCGTAATTCGTTTGTTTGAAGGCCCAACTGTTCAGCAGGGAGAATCTTTAAGAGACCTCCAGTTGATGATCGAGGTTTTGGGTGGTAAAGGCCACTTGGACTTGGATAAACGCCAGTTGCTCAACAAAGCTTTGATGCTGGATAGCCTCAGCGCTCGCCATCTCGTCAAACCTCGAATTGAGATGCGGACAATTTCCCATGTAGCGACTCTTGAGGATTTGGTCAATTTGTGTTTGGAAACAGGATATTCTCGCATCCCCGTGCAAGAGGAATCGAAGGATGAGATTGTCGGAATTATTCATCTGAAGCGAGCGCTTCAGCACTTAAATCTTAGCCAAAAAGAAGGTCGCAGCCTATCCCCCGTTACCGCCGCAATGGACTCGCCCCTATACGTCCCCGAAACAAAGCGAGTTCCCAATCTGCTTAAAGAGATGCTTCAGATGCGCCTGCATATGGCCATTGTGGTAGATGAGTACGGTGGAACTGTGGGATTGATTACTCTGGAAGATATTTTGGAAGAGCTGGTAGGGGAAATTTATGATGAGAGCGATTTCCCGGCGCGGTCTAATTCCGTTAAAAACTCCCCTGTGCAGCGCGATCGCGCTCGTGCTGGCGGTGGATAA
- a CDS encoding DUF3493 domain-containing protein has product MADSTPSDRTSKPKKLESINPELYAQLKAEAAAPYRGLRKFIYVAFGASGFIGAVIFLAQLAAGREVDSALPNFALQVGVVALMIWLFRLDGRKARKSKTKKS; this is encoded by the coding sequence ATGGCAGACTCCACTCCCAGCGATCGCACTTCAAAGCCCAAAAAACTTGAATCCATAAATCCTGAGTTATACGCACAACTCAAAGCTGAAGCTGCTGCACCCTACCGAGGTTTGCGGAAATTTATCTATGTAGCTTTTGGGGCTTCTGGCTTTATCGGTGCTGTGATTTTCTTAGCTCAATTAGCCGCCGGTCGGGAAGTTGACTCTGCCTTACCTAATTTTGCCCTGCAAGTGGGCGTGGTGGCCTTAATGATTTGGCTATTTCGCTTAGACGGGCGAAAGGCCCGCAAATCGAAGACAAAGAAAAGCTAG
- a CDS encoding ABC transporter ATP-binding protein codes for MATFRDIVKYYRPYRAIALLSIAAASLFEIVDLAVPYTIGQILNVLSGQPLDALLQKAIDAASALTGMPANKLLSLAVLLSVIFLVTVVRAPIQPWISSWFHWDIALRSRRDYSGKAIEKVLTLPLEFYDENNPGRIAGKVARGIANHTWSYPEIAGQLIPKLGRVLGIFVIIWLIEWRIAILFLISFVFILTFSIKDLKTIIKIEERLDKYAENTESRNSEIITNIKTVKAFATEKQELKRQRERLEREFKVVDYRVHKGYVKLNTWQRTVIQFCVFTVLGLTLAATVGGKISLGHFVTTLTVSSMAYAELEPISNLAEVFARRYASMLRFHEFMQQPSGADSKGVLQSQILSTSTTPYKFTGKVEFCQVSFGYDPSRQVLQDINLLIEPCQTVALVGRSGSGKSTLVKLLFRYFEANRGRILIDGEDIRSLDVTAYRHRLAIVHQEVDIFNGTLLDNLRYGNLNASLEQVQAACRIARLDEVIQQMPQGYHTLVGERGVRLSGGQRQRLGIARALLVDPDILIFDEATSSLDYESERSIQLAMRSILGTRTAIVIAHRLSTVREADKIVVLDRGQIVEVGNHAELLRQEGIYRRLHLLQETGELL; via the coding sequence ATGGCAACATTTCGAGATATTGTCAAATATTATCGGCCTTACCGAGCGATCGCACTTTTGAGTATTGCAGCAGCCAGTCTCTTTGAAATCGTAGACCTAGCAGTTCCCTATACCATTGGGCAAATTTTAAACGTCCTGTCAGGACAACCCCTGGATGCACTACTGCAAAAAGCGATCGATGCAGCATCCGCACTCACTGGGATGCCTGCCAACAAGCTTTTATCCTTGGCAGTGCTGCTGAGCGTCATCTTTTTAGTCACCGTTGTCAGAGCGCCCATACAACCTTGGATAAGTTCCTGGTTTCATTGGGATATTGCCCTGCGTTCTCGACGCGATTATTCCGGTAAAGCGATCGAAAAAGTTCTGACGTTACCCCTGGAATTTTATGACGAAAACAATCCCGGACGCATTGCCGGAAAAGTAGCTAGAGGCATTGCCAACCACACCTGGAGTTATCCAGAAATAGCAGGGCAACTAATTCCCAAACTTGGCAGAGTACTAGGAATTTTTGTAATTATCTGGCTGATAGAATGGCGCATAGCTATTTTATTTTTGATTTCTTTTGTATTTATCCTCACCTTCAGTATCAAAGACTTGAAGACTATTATCAAAATTGAAGAGCGGTTGGATAAATACGCAGAAAATACAGAAAGCCGAAACTCCGAAATAATTACGAACATCAAAACAGTTAAAGCATTCGCTACCGAAAAGCAAGAACTAAAACGACAACGAGAACGTCTGGAACGCGAATTCAAAGTAGTTGACTACCGCGTTCACAAAGGTTACGTCAAGCTAAACACTTGGCAAAGGACTGTGATTCAGTTCTGCGTTTTCACAGTACTGGGTTTGACTCTTGCCGCTACGGTTGGAGGGAAAATTTCATTAGGACATTTTGTCACGACTTTAACTGTTTCCAGTATGGCTTACGCCGAGTTGGAACCTATCAGTAACCTGGCGGAGGTTTTTGCCCGTCGCTATGCGTCTATGTTACGGTTTCACGAATTTATGCAGCAGCCGTCTGGCGCAGACTCAAAGGGAGTTTTGCAATCGCAAATCCTGTCAACCAGCACAACACCTTATAAGTTTACAGGCAAAGTGGAATTTTGCCAGGTAAGCTTTGGGTACGATCCCAGCCGTCAAGTTTTACAAGATATCAATCTACTCATAGAACCTTGTCAAACTGTAGCCTTAGTTGGGCGATCGGGATCGGGTAAATCAACCTTAGTGAAACTGCTGTTTCGCTATTTTGAAGCGAATCGAGGGCGAATTCTCATTGATGGGGAAGACATTCGCAGCTTGGATGTTACAGCATATCGGCACAGATTGGCGATCGTACATCAAGAAGTGGATATCTTCAACGGCACCTTACTGGATAACCTCAGATATGGTAATCTCAATGCCTCTTTGGAGCAAGTGCAAGCAGCTTGTCGCATTGCCAGACTAGATGAAGTTATCCAGCAAATGCCCCAAGGTTACCATACGCTCGTCGGAGAGCGGGGAGTGCGCTTATCTGGCGGACAGCGACAGCGACTCGGAATTGCTAGGGCGCTTTTAGTCGATCCGGACATTCTGATTTTCGATGAAGCGACATCTAGCTTAGACTACGAATCAGAGCGATCGATTCAGCTGGCAATGCGTAGTATTTTGGGTACTCGTACTGCGATCGTCATCGCTCACCGACTCAGCACTGTTCGCGAAGCAGACAAAATCGTCGTTTTGGATCGAGGACAGATAGTCGAAGTTGGTAACCACGCAGAACTTTTACGCCAAGAAGGTATTTACCGACGTCTGCATTTACTGCAAGAAACGGGAGAGCTGCTTTAA